From one Vannielia litorea genomic stretch:
- a CDS encoding exodeoxyribonuclease VII small subunit gives MNDKPVAEMSFEEAIRELEAVVSRLEGGEVPLEDSIALYQRGSELRAKCDALLKAAEEKVAKITTDADGNAAGTAPLDVD, from the coding sequence ATGAACGACAAGCCGGTGGCAGAGATGAGCTTCGAGGAGGCAATCCGTGAGCTGGAGGCGGTGGTGAGCCGTCTGGAGGGCGGCGAGGTGCCGCTGGAGGATTCGATTGCCCTCTACCAGCGCGGCTCGGAGCTGCGGGCCAAATGCGATGCGCTGCTGAAGGCCGCCGAGGAAAAGGTCGCCAAGATCACCACCGACGCCGATGGCAATGCGGCGGGCACCGCCCCGCTGGATGTCGACTAA
- a CDS encoding SDR family oxidoreductase — MTDAPGKTLLSLGHGYSARALAARIAPEGWTVIGTTRSAEKLEAGHAEMHLWPGTDLAPLAARASHVLLNAGPTEEGDPFLPEIGSILAETRPDWIGYLSTTGVYGDHSGEWVDEETPLTPSTRRGEMRLQAESAWQSLAATHGLPLHIFRLAGIYGPGRGPFTKVRAGTARRIIKPGQVFSRIHVEDIAQVLAASMARPDPGAIYNLCDDDPAPPQDVIAHAAELLGLPVPEAIPFEEAELTPMARSFYAESKRVRNDRIKRDLGVELLFPTYREGLGALLRDA; from the coding sequence GTGACTGACGCGCCGGGCAAAACCCTTCTGTCGCTCGGTCACGGCTATTCGGCCCGCGCCCTCGCCGCACGGATCGCCCCTGAGGGGTGGACAGTGATCGGCACCACGCGCAGCGCTGAGAAGCTGGAGGCCGGTCACGCCGAGATGCACCTCTGGCCGGGCACCGACCTCGCCCCGCTCGCCGCCCGCGCCTCGCACGTTCTGCTGAACGCAGGGCCAACCGAGGAGGGCGACCCGTTTTTGCCGGAGATCGGCTCTATCCTTGCTGAAACGAGGCCTGACTGGATCGGCTACCTCTCCACCACCGGGGTCTATGGCGACCACTCTGGTGAGTGGGTGGATGAGGAGACACCGCTGACCCCCTCGACCCGCCGAGGCGAGATGCGGCTTCAAGCCGAATCCGCCTGGCAAAGCCTCGCCGCCACCCATGGCCTGCCGCTGCATATCTTTCGGCTCGCGGGCATCTATGGCCCCGGGCGCGGTCCGTTCACCAAGGTGCGCGCCGGCACCGCGCGGCGGATCATCAAGCCCGGGCAGGTGTTTTCGCGCATCCATGTCGAGGACATTGCCCAAGTGCTCGCGGCCTCGATGGCGCGGCCCGACCCTGGCGCGATCTACAACCTCTGCGATGACGACCCGGCCCCACCGCAGGATGTGATCGCTCATGCCGCCGAACTGCTCGGCCTGCCGGTGCCCGAGGCGATTCCCTTCGAAGAGGCGGAACTTACCCCCATGGCCCGCAGTTTCTATGCAGAGAGCAAGCGGGTGAGGAATGACCGGATCAAGCGAGACCTTGGAGTGGAACTCCTCTTCCCGACCTACCGGGAAGGGCTCGGCGCGCTCCTCCGCGACGCATGA
- a CDS encoding DMT family transporter: protein MKPLVGISLTLGAIFLFSIMGALVKAAEGVPVGQTVFFRAGCGLPVIVAWLWLRGDMPEGLKVQSVRSHAIRAIVGSGAMGLGFLGLRYLPLPEVTALRFITPILIVIFAAILLRERVRLLRITAVAVGLVGVLIIMWPRLSLDGGEREFIGTVMILSSALLASLAQIFVKAMASKESTAAIVFYFSATATTLSLLTIPWGWVWPTPLEWALLIGAGLTGGAGQILVTSSYRFADASLLAPYTYSSMIWALVIGFFVFNEVPTLQMLAGAALVICAGAFIVWREQQLGKDRAARGKINATMK from the coding sequence ATGAAACCCCTCGTCGGAATCTCGCTCACGCTGGGCGCGATCTTTCTCTTTTCCATCATGGGCGCCCTGGTGAAAGCGGCCGAAGGCGTGCCGGTCGGCCAGACGGTGTTTTTCCGCGCGGGCTGCGGCCTGCCGGTGATCGTCGCATGGCTCTGGCTGCGCGGCGACATGCCCGAGGGGCTCAAGGTGCAAAGCGTCAGGAGCCACGCGATCCGTGCGATTGTCGGCTCTGGCGCAATGGGGCTGGGCTTTCTGGGGCTGCGCTACCTGCCGCTGCCCGAGGTCACGGCACTGCGCTTCATCACCCCGATCCTCATCGTGATCTTCGCCGCCATCCTCCTGCGCGAGCGGGTGCGCCTGCTGCGGATCACCGCCGTCGCCGTAGGGCTGGTGGGGGTGCTCATCATCATGTGGCCCCGCCTCTCGCTCGATGGCGGGGAGCGCGAGTTCATCGGCACGGTGATGATCCTCTCTTCCGCCCTGCTGGCCTCGCTGGCGCAGATCTTCGTCAAGGCGATGGCCTCGAAAGAGAGCACCGCCGCCATCGTCTTCTACTTCTCGGCCACCGCCACCACCCTCTCGCTGCTGACGATCCCGTGGGGCTGGGTCTGGCCGACACCGCTGGAATGGGCCCTGCTCATCGGCGCGGGGCTGACCGGCGGCGCGGGGCAGATCCTCGTCACCTCCTCCTACCGCTTCGCCGATGCCTCGCTGCTCGCGCCTTATACCTACAGCTCGATGATCTGGGCGCTGGTGATCGGCTTCTTCGTGTTCAACGAGGTGCCGACCCTGCAAATGCTGGCCGGTGCGGCGCTGGTGATCTGCGCGGGTGCCTTCATCGTCTGGCGCGAGCAGCAGCTCGGCAAGGACCGGGCCGCGCGCGGCAAGATCAACGCGACGATGAAGTAA
- a CDS encoding DUF4198 domain-containing protein, translating to MFMRLASLAMCLSAALPAAAHEFWISPDAYAVPVGGTLSAEFRVGQEFKGAGYVFVPGRSERFEVVTPQGVVEVTPRVGDRPALNIPAPAEGLHVVVHQTGELSLTYKDVAQFRRFIEHKDWAELETVHHERGLPEERFKEAYRRYAKSLIAVGNAEGADRAMGLEIEIVAVKNPYVDDLSGGMVVDVIYDGAARADAQVEILDKAPDGTVEVSQIRTDATGRAVFPVTPGHEYLVDSVVVRAEPNDDAQAGPVWRSLWASLTFRVPE from the coding sequence ATGTTCATGCGTCTCGCCTCACTCGCCATGTGCCTCAGCGCCGCGCTGCCTGCTGCGGCCCATGAGTTCTGGATTTCGCCCGATGCCTATGCGGTCCCGGTTGGCGGCACGCTATCGGCGGAGTTCCGGGTAGGGCAAGAGTTCAAGGGCGCCGGATACGTCTTTGTGCCCGGCCGCTCCGAGCGCTTCGAGGTGGTCACGCCCCAGGGCGTGGTGGAGGTGACACCCCGCGTGGGCGACCGCCCCGCACTCAACATCCCGGCCCCCGCCGAGGGGCTGCACGTGGTGGTCCACCAGACCGGCGAGCTGAGCCTCACCTACAAAGACGTGGCCCAGTTCCGCCGGTTCATCGAACACAAGGATTGGGCCGAGTTAGAGACGGTTCATCACGAGCGCGGCCTGCCGGAAGAACGCTTCAAGGAGGCCTACCGCCGCTACGCCAAGAGCCTCATCGCCGTGGGCAATGCCGAAGGGGCTGACCGCGCGATGGGGCTCGAGATCGAGATCGTCGCGGTGAAAAACCCCTATGTCGACGACCTCTCCGGCGGCATGGTGGTCGATGTCATCTACGATGGCGCCGCCCGGGCCGATGCGCAGGTGGAGATTCTCGACAAGGCCCCCGACGGCACCGTCGAGGTCAGCCAGATCCGCACCGATGCCACCGGGCGCGCGGTGTTCCCGGTCACGCCGGGGCATGAGTACCTCGTCGATAGCGTGGTCGTGCGGGCCGAGCCGAACGACGATGCCCAGGCCGGGCCTGTCTGGCGCTCGCTCTGGGCCTCGCTCACCTTCCGCGTCCCCGAGTAG
- a CDS encoding class II aldolase/adducin family protein — protein MQKGLFSSLPSISNWPDRTDLSAASGWALRNGLGEPGDFLALLKADGDTVLVAGGAGAGPDAIGSEAPHGMGAALAAALGQVDARCLIFARPQNALALAALSESLLPPICPDSALFHHRHVVDPDFGGRPAEEEGPRLAALLAAPDTRAAVIGNQGVLTLGSRVSHALSNLHRFERAAGTYLRALATGHALRILPDELAAAGPEPDAEAFFAAVKAVTGD, from the coding sequence ATGCAAAAAGGCCTCTTTTCCAGCCTGCCAAGCATCAGCAATTGGCCCGATCGCACCGACCTCTCGGCGGCAAGCGGCTGGGCGTTGCGCAATGGGCTGGGCGAGCCGGGGGACTTTCTGGCGCTGCTCAAGGCCGATGGCGACACGGTGCTCGTGGCGGGCGGCGCGGGCGCCGGGCCGGATGCGATTGGCTCCGAGGCGCCGCACGGGATGGGCGCCGCCTTGGCCGCCGCGCTGGGGCAGGTGGACGCCCGCTGCCTGATCTTCGCCCGCCCGCAGAACGCCCTCGCGCTGGCCGCGCTTTCCGAAAGCCTGCTGCCGCCGATCTGCCCGGACTCCGCGCTCTTTCATCACCGCCACGTGGTCGACCCCGATTTCGGGGGCCGCCCGGCGGAAGAGGAAGGCCCGCGCCTTGCCGCGCTGCTCGCCGCGCCCGACACCCGCGCCGCGGTGATCGGCAACCAGGGCGTGCTGACCCTCGGCAGCCGGGTGTCTCACGCGCTGTCGAACCTTCACCGCTTCGAGCGGGCCGCCGGCACCTACCTGCGGGCGCTGGCAACCGGCCACGCGCTGCGGATTCTGCCTGACGAGCTGGCCGCCGCTGGGCCTGAGCCGGATGCCGAGGCCTTCTTTGCCGCCGTCAAAGCGGTGACCGGTGACTGA
- the dxs gene encoding 1-deoxy-D-xylulose-5-phosphate synthase encodes MSQSPATPTLDRVNEPAALRQMSDAELKQVAGELRAETIDAVSQTGGHLGAGLGVVELTVALHAVFDTPRDRLIWDVSHQCYPHKILTGRRDRIRTLRQKDGLSGFTKRTESLYDPFGAAHSSTSISAALGFAVAHDLGAPADPPLGDAIAVIGDGAMSAGMAYEAMNNAGHLGKRLFVVLNDNEMSIAPPTGAMSAYLSRLYAGAPFQEFKAAAKGAVSLLPSPFQEGARRAKELLKSVTVGGTMFEELGFSYVGPIDGHDMEQLLPVLRTVKARADGPVLIHVITKKGKGYAPAETAADKGHGVARFDVITGEQKKAPSNAPSYTKVFAQSLIQEAEDDPLITAVTAAMPDGTGLDLVGKRFPTRVFDVGIAEQHAVTFAAGQAAGGLKPFCAIYSTFLQRGYDQVVHDVAIQRLPVRFAIDRAGLVGADGATHAGAFDVAFMANLPGMVVMAAADEAELRHMVATAAAHDEGPIAFRYPRGEGTGVDMPERGVPLEIGKGRIIQEGKRVALLSFGARLSEVITAAEALAAKGITPTIADARFAKPLDQELCLRLAAEHEAVITIEEGAVGGFGSHVAQLYAEEGVFDHGLKFRSMVLPDIFIDQASPRDMWSVAALNAEDIEAKVLSVLDVAKIGSKRA; translated from the coding sequence ATGAGCCAAAGCCCAGCCACGCCCACGCTCGACCGTGTGAACGAGCCCGCCGCCCTGCGCCAGATGAGCGACGCCGAGCTGAAACAGGTCGCCGGGGAGCTGCGGGCCGAAACCATCGACGCCGTCAGCCAGACCGGCGGACACCTTGGCGCGGGCCTCGGCGTGGTGGAGCTGACGGTGGCGCTCCATGCGGTGTTCGACACGCCCCGCGACCGGCTGATCTGGGACGTGAGCCACCAGTGCTACCCCCACAAGATCCTCACCGGCCGCCGCGACCGCATCCGCACCCTGCGCCAGAAAGACGGGCTGAGCGGCTTCACCAAGCGGACCGAAAGCCTCTACGACCCCTTCGGCGCCGCCCATAGCTCCACCTCAATCAGCGCCGCCCTCGGCTTTGCCGTGGCGCATGATCTCGGCGCGCCCGCCGACCCGCCGCTGGGCGACGCGATTGCCGTCATCGGTGACGGCGCGATGAGCGCGGGCATGGCCTATGAGGCGATGAACAATGCGGGCCACCTCGGCAAACGGCTCTTCGTGGTGCTGAACGACAACGAGATGAGCATCGCACCGCCCACCGGCGCGATGAGCGCCTACCTCAGCCGCCTTTATGCCGGCGCGCCGTTTCAGGAGTTCAAGGCCGCCGCCAAGGGCGCGGTCTCGCTGCTGCCCAGCCCGTTTCAGGAGGGCGCGCGGCGGGCGAAGGAACTGCTGAAGAGCGTCACCGTGGGCGGCACAATGTTCGAGGAGCTTGGCTTTTCCTACGTTGGCCCGATCGACGGGCACGACATGGAGCAGCTTCTGCCGGTCCTCCGCACGGTCAAGGCACGGGCGGACGGGCCGGTGTTGATCCATGTGATCACAAAGAAGGGCAAGGGCTACGCCCCCGCCGAAACGGCGGCAGACAAGGGCCACGGCGTCGCCCGGTTCGATGTGATCACAGGCGAGCAGAAGAAGGCGCCGAGCAACGCGCCAAGCTACACCAAGGTCTTCGCCCAGAGCCTGATCCAAGAGGCGGAGGACGACCCGCTGATCACCGCCGTCACCGCCGCCATGCCCGATGGCACTGGGCTGGACCTTGTCGGCAAGCGCTTTCCGACCCGCGTGTTCGACGTGGGCATTGCCGAGCAACATGCGGTGACCTTCGCCGCCGGTCAGGCCGCTGGCGGGCTCAAACCCTTCTGCGCGATTTACTCCACATTCCTGCAACGCGGTTACGACCAGGTCGTGCATGACGTGGCGATCCAGCGCCTTCCTGTCCGCTTCGCAATCGACCGCGCGGGGCTGGTCGGGGCCGATGGCGCCACCCACGCGGGCGCGTTCGACGTGGCCTTTATGGCCAACCTGCCCGGCATGGTGGTCATGGCCGCCGCCGACGAGGCCGAACTGCGCCACATGGTCGCCACCGCCGCCGCGCATGACGAGGGGCCCATCGCCTTCCGCTATCCGCGCGGCGAAGGCACGGGGGTCGACATGCCGGAGCGCGGCGTGCCGCTCGAAATCGGCAAGGGCCGGATCATTCAGGAGGGCAAGCGCGTGGCGCTGCTGTCCTTCGGCGCGCGGCTCTCCGAGGTGATCACCGCCGCCGAGGCTCTGGCTGCAAAGGGTATCACCCCGACAATCGCCGATGCCCGCTTCGCCAAACCGCTGGACCAAGAGCTTTGCCTGCGACTCGCCGCCGAGCATGAGGCCGTGATCACGATCGAGGAAGGCGCGGTGGGCGGATTCGGCAGCCATGTCGCCCAGCTCTACGCAGAGGAAGGTGTGTTCGACCACGGGCTGAAATTCCGCTCGATGGTCCTGCCCGATATCTTCATCGATCAGGCCAGCCCGCGCGACATGTGGTCGGTTGCGGCGCTCAACGCAGAGGACATCGAGGCCAAGGTGCTCAGCGTGCTCGACGTGGCGAAGATCGGCTCGAAACGGGCCTGA
- a CDS encoding exopolysaccharide biosynthesis protein yields MLEALDRLSEPETVSIKDLLEEIGMRAFAPLVLIPALILVTPLSGIPGLPTIGATLIALVIVQKLIGRTHLWLPGWLTRRNVAGERLAGAVDWMRKPCRWIDDHSRKRLSPLVSRPANLITALVITLICVVIPFLELLPMVTSLFAVAISLLAIGLLVRDGLYTLLGYLWIGVAGGAIYWLLS; encoded by the coding sequence GTGCTGGAGGCGCTTGACCGGCTCTCCGAGCCCGAAACAGTCTCGATCAAGGACCTGCTGGAAGAGATCGGGATGCGCGCCTTCGCGCCGCTGGTGCTGATCCCGGCGCTGATTCTCGTCACGCCGCTTTCGGGCATCCCCGGACTGCCGACCATCGGGGCCACTCTGATCGCTCTGGTGATCGTGCAGAAGCTGATAGGTCGCACCCACCTTTGGCTGCCCGGTTGGCTGACCCGTCGCAATGTGGCCGGGGAGCGGCTGGCGGGGGCGGTGGACTGGATGCGCAAGCCCTGCCGCTGGATCGACGATCACTCGCGTAAGCGGCTCAGCCCCTTGGTTTCACGCCCGGCCAACCTGATCACCGCGCTTGTGATCACGCTAATCTGCGTCGTGATCCCCTTCCTCGAACTTCTGCCGATGGTCACATCGCTCTTTGCGGTTGCCATCAGCCTTCTGGCCATTGGCCTGCTGGTGCGCGACGGGCTCTATACCCTGCTCGGCTACCTCTGGATTGGCGTGGCCGGTGGGGCGATTTACTGGCTGTTGAGCTGA
- a CDS encoding MarR family winged helix-turn-helix transcriptional regulator — MADGPGNPATSESLLFLTDEQLRKGIEAMFFAYRGFTADPDRILEELGYGRAHHRAVHFIHRSPGTTVNNLLSILGVTKQSLNRVLRTLIEDGLVESRVGRQDRRERHLHLTEAGTQLERRLSDAQRDRMRHAFRQAGPEAVIGFRAVLEAMMDPELRHHYTALKEGN; from the coding sequence ATGGCCGACGGCCCCGGCAACCCGGCGACAAGCGAAAGCCTGCTGTTTCTGACCGACGAGCAGCTGCGGAAGGGAATCGAGGCGATGTTCTTCGCCTATCGTGGTTTCACCGCCGATCCTGACCGGATCCTCGAAGAGCTGGGCTATGGCCGGGCGCATCACCGGGCGGTGCATTTCATCCATCGCTCGCCGGGCACCACCGTCAACAACCTGCTGTCGATCCTGGGCGTGACCAAGCAATCGCTGAACCGGGTGCTGCGCACGCTGATCGAGGACGGGCTGGTGGAGAGCCGGGTGGGCCGGCAGGACCGGCGCGAGCGCCACCTGCACCTGACCGAGGCAGGCACCCAACTGGAGCGCCGCCTCTCGGATGCCCAGCGCGACCGGATGCGCCACGCCTTCCGGCAGGCCGGTCCCGAAGCCGTGATTGGCTTTCGCGCCGTGCTGGAGGCCATGATGGACCCCGAGCTGCGGCACCATTATACCGCGCTCAAGGAGGGGAATTGA
- a CDS encoding HupE/UreJ family protein, with protein MNILRTLALALLLSTHASASAAHELNPSVADVTVSAETVKLELSLNTEAMLAGIDQSTGENTDDAPEAAEYDALRALPAEELAQRFYEAWPTLRADFDLRAGDAPVTLELTDITIADVPDESLPRDGRAVITGALPPGDAPVTVGWTSGFGPLILRQVGGGEDAYSDFLNPGTVSQPLPRSGEIVTEGWAALFTRYIVVGFEHIIPKGLDHILFVLGLFFFSLKMRPLVWQISAFTLAHTVTLALASLKIVVIPAAVVEPLIAASIVYVAVENIFGGRLGWWRVAVVTTFGLLHGLGFAYVLGDVGLEPARFLTGLIGFNIGVEIGQLTVIAVAFLTVGYWFGRKPWYRRFIAIPASLAIAAVAAFWVVERTLL; from the coding sequence ATGAACATCCTACGGACACTGGCACTTGCCCTTCTGCTGTCAACCCACGCCTCCGCGAGCGCCGCCCACGAGTTGAACCCCTCGGTGGCGGATGTGACGGTTTCGGCCGAAACAGTGAAACTGGAACTCTCGCTGAACACGGAGGCCATGCTCGCGGGGATCGACCAATCCACCGGCGAGAACACCGATGATGCGCCCGAAGCGGCGGAGTATGACGCGCTGCGCGCCCTGCCCGCTGAAGAGCTGGCCCAGCGGTTCTACGAGGCCTGGCCCACCCTGCGAGCGGATTTTGACTTGCGTGCTGGCGACGCGCCGGTAACGCTGGAGCTGACCGATATCACTATTGCCGACGTGCCCGATGAAAGCCTGCCGCGCGATGGGCGCGCCGTGATCACGGGCGCGCTGCCGCCCGGTGACGCGCCGGTGACGGTGGGCTGGACCTCGGGCTTTGGCCCGCTGATCCTGCGGCAGGTCGGCGGCGGGGAAGATGCCTATTCGGACTTTCTCAACCCCGGCACAGTGAGCCAGCCGCTGCCCCGGAGCGGCGAAATCGTGACCGAGGGGTGGGCCGCCCTCTTCACCCGATACATCGTGGTGGGCTTCGAGCACATCATCCCCAAGGGGCTGGATCACATCCTCTTCGTGCTCGGGCTGTTCTTCTTTTCGCTCAAGATGCGCCCGCTGGTCTGGCAAATCTCGGCCTTCACGCTGGCCCATACTGTCACGCTCGCGCTGGCGAGCCTGAAGATCGTGGTGATCCCTGCGGCAGTGGTGGAGCCGCTGATTGCCGCCTCGATCGTTTATGTCGCGGTTGAAAACATCTTTGGCGGGCGGCTCGGCTGGTGGCGGGTGGCGGTGGTAACGACCTTCGGCCTGCTGCACGGGCTGGGCTTTGCCTATGTGCTGGGCGATGTGGGGCTGGAGCCAGCGCGCTTTTTGACCGGGCTGATCGGCTTCAACATCGGGGTCGAGATCGGGCAGCTGACGGTGATTGCCGTGGCCTTCCTGACGGTGGGCTACTGGTTTGGCCGCAAGCCGTGGTATCGCCGGTTCATCGCCATCCCGGCCTCGCTGGCGATTGCCGCCGTGGCCGCCTTCTGGGTGGTCGAACGCACGCTGCTCTGA
- a CDS encoding histone deacetylase family protein — protein MTTALFTHDDCLRHLTPPGHPERVARLEAILEVLETPEFAALDWHDCPLADRAELLRVHPEAHVAAVERAVEAAGDGWASIDADTHVMAGSLNAALRGAGGCVAAVERVMSGAAQNAFVAARPPGHHAEKTTPMGFCLFGNVSIAAKNALDVHGLSRVAVMDFDVHHGNGTQDLLWDETRCLFISTHQSPLYPGTGAQHESGADNNVMNVPLPPETGSQGFRRVMDAEVLPALDDFAPELLLISAGFDAHRADPLAQLNLVEEDFAWATERLCDVADAHAGGRVVSTLEGGYDLEALAASTAAHVKVLMKRGAR, from the coding sequence ATGACGACCGCCCTCTTTACCCATGACGATTGCCTCCGGCACCTCACGCCCCCCGGCCACCCCGAGCGGGTGGCGAGGCTGGAGGCGATTCTCGAAGTGCTCGAAACCCCCGAATTTGCCGCGCTGGACTGGCACGATTGCCCGCTCGCCGACCGCGCCGAGCTGCTGCGCGTCCACCCCGAGGCCCATGTGGCCGCGGTGGAGCGCGCGGTGGAGGCCGCGGGTGATGGCTGGGCCTCGATCGACGCCGACACCCACGTGATGGCCGGCTCACTCAACGCCGCCCTGCGCGGCGCGGGCGGCTGCGTGGCCGCCGTGGAGCGGGTGATGAGCGGTGCGGCCCAGAACGCCTTCGTCGCCGCACGGCCGCCGGGGCACCACGCCGAAAAGACCACGCCGATGGGCTTCTGCCTCTTCGGAAACGTCTCTATTGCAGCGAAAAACGCACTCGATGTTCACGGACTGAGCCGCGTCGCCGTGATGGATTTCGACGTTCACCACGGCAACGGCACGCAGGACTTGCTGTGGGACGAGACCCGCTGCCTGTTCATCTCCACCCACCAGTCGCCGCTCTACCCCGGCACCGGCGCTCAGCACGAGTCCGGCGCCGACAACAACGTGATGAACGTGCCGCTCCCGCCCGAGACCGGGAGCCAGGGCTTTCGCCGGGTGATGGACGCCGAGGTTCTGCCCGCGCTGGATGACTTCGCGCCCGAGCTGCTGCTGATCTCCGCCGGGTTCGACGCCCACCGCGCCGACCCACTGGCCCAGCTGAACCTTGTGGAGGAAGATTTCGCATGGGCGACCGAGCGGCTCTGCGATGTGGCCGATGCGCACGCCGGTGGCCGGGTGGTCTCGACCCTCGAGGGCGGATATGATCTGGAGGCGCTGGCCGCGAGCACGGCGGCGCATGTGAAAGTGCTGATGAAACGGGGCGCAAGATGA
- a CDS encoding polyprenyl synthetase family protein — MKQRLSEAQQLASAAISAALPKGGTVAEAMGYACAGGKGLRALLVVESARLHGMAAKAGPVAGAIEALHAYSLIHDDLPCMDDDDLRRGQPTVHRKWDEATAVLAGDALQSLAFQLIAEADLPTGARIALVQSLSVAAGVRGMVGGQAADIAAETAETPLTLPQIEALQAGKTGALITWSALAGPRMAGQDSAGLRHYGDAVGRAFQIFDDILDVEGSAEAVGKAVGKDAARGKATFVSLLGLEPARKRAADLVEEAIAALEPYGQEAETLRELARFVIARRS; from the coding sequence GTGAAACAGAGACTTTCCGAGGCGCAGCAACTCGCCAGCGCCGCGATTTCTGCCGCGCTGCCCAAGGGCGGCACGGTGGCCGAGGCGATGGGTTATGCCTGCGCGGGCGGCAAGGGGCTGCGGGCGCTTCTGGTGGTCGAATCGGCGCGGCTGCACGGCATGGCCGCCAAGGCCGGGCCGGTGGCCGGAGCAATCGAGGCGCTTCACGCCTACTCTCTCATCCACGATGACCTGCCCTGCATGGATGACGACGATCTGCGCCGCGGCCAGCCCACCGTGCATCGCAAGTGGGATGAGGCCACCGCCGTGCTAGCGGGGGACGCGCTGCAATCGCTCGCCTTTCAACTCATCGCGGAGGCCGACCTGCCTACCGGGGCCCGTATTGCGCTGGTACAGAGCCTTTCCGTGGCCGCCGGCGTGCGCGGCATGGTCGGCGGCCAGGCCGCCGACATCGCCGCCGAAACCGCCGAAACGCCCCTGACCCTGCCCCAGATCGAAGCGCTGCAAGCGGGCAAGACCGGGGCGCTGATCACTTGGTCTGCGCTGGCCGGGCCGCGCATGGCAGGGCAGGATTCCGCCGGGCTGCGACACTATGGCGATGCGGTTGGACGGGCTTTTCAGATCTTTGATGACATATTGGATGTAGAGGGCAGCGCCGAGGCCGTCGGCAAGGCGGTCGGCAAGGATGCGGCCCGGGGCAAGGCGACCTTCGTGTCGCTCCTCGGGCTGGAGCCCGCGCGCAAGCGTGCCGCCGATCTGGTCGAGGAAGCCATCGCGGCGCTGGAGCCCTACGGGCAGGAGGCCGAAACGTTGCGGGAGCTTGCGCGTTTCGTTATTGCCCGCCGCAGTTAG
- a CDS encoding branched-chain amino acid aminotransferase, protein MAGSYDDRDGKIWMDGKLVDWRSANVHLLTHGLHYASSVFEGERCYNGKIFESRKHSERLIASAKWLDFEIPYTVDELEAAKYEMLKANGWTDAYVRAVAWRGSGEDMGVSSIRNPVRVAVAGWEWGNYYGDAKMKGAKLDVAKWKRPSPETIPVHAKAAGLYMICTMSKHEAEAKGCSDALFMDYRGYVAEATGANIFFVKDGEVHTPKPDCFLNGITRQTVIGMLEDRQIKVHERHIMPEELEGFEQCWLTGTAAEVTPVGQIGDWKFEVGALCREMSDSYEKLVRS, encoded by the coding sequence ATGGCTGGATCCTACGACGACCGCGACGGCAAGATCTGGATGGATGGCAAGCTGGTGGACTGGCGCAGCGCCAACGTACATCTGCTCACTCACGGGCTGCATTACGCCTCCAGCGTGTTCGAGGGCGAGCGCTGCTACAACGGCAAGATCTTCGAGAGCCGCAAGCATTCCGAGCGGCTGATCGCCTCGGCCAAATGGCTGGATTTCGAGATCCCCTACACCGTGGATGAACTGGAAGCGGCGAAATACGAGATGCTCAAGGCCAACGGCTGGACCGACGCCTACGTGCGCGCCGTCGCATGGCGCGGCTCGGGCGAAGACATGGGCGTGTCGTCCATCCGCAACCCCGTCCGCGTGGCGGTAGCCGGCTGGGAATGGGGCAACTACTACGGCGACGCCAAGATGAAGGGCGCCAAGCTCGATGTCGCCAAGTGGAAGCGCCCGTCGCCCGAGACGATCCCGGTGCACGCGAAGGCCGCCGGGCTCTACATGATCTGCACCATGAGCAAGCACGAGGCCGAGGCCAAGGGCTGCTCGGACGCGCTGTTCATGGACTACCGCGGCTATGTGGCCGAGGCGACCGGCGCCAACATCTTCTTCGTGAAGGACGGCGAGGTGCACACGCCCAAGCCCGATTGCTTCCTCAACGGCATCACCCGGCAGACCGTGATCGGCATGCTGGAGGACCGCCAGATCAAGGTCCACGAGCGGCACATCATGCCCGAGGAACTGGAAGGCTTCGAGCAGTGCTGGCTCACCGGCACCGCCGCCGAAGTCACCCCTGTGGGTCAGATCGGCGACTGGAAGTTCGAGGTCGGCGCGCTCTGCCGCGAGATGAGCGACAGCTACGAGAAGCTGGTGCGGAGCTGA